TGCGCGCTTGTCCCCGGCGCCGCGCCCGTGCCGTTACATAAGGTACACTGCGAATCACGCGGTACTTTTACTATTGTTTCGCCGCCTTTTAAAGAAAGGTCAAACGGTATTTTAATCCTTATGATTACATCATCGCCCTTTTGCGGCGCAGCTGACCTGCCCTGGCTTTGCCCCCTTCGCTGAGGGCCGTTTTCAAAGAACATGTCAAAAATATCAGAAAAGCCGCCGGAGCGGTTCTGCCCAAACATATCTCCAAAAATGGATGAAAAATCCGCATTCCCCTGATAATTGCCGTTCTGGCCGCCGCGGCCCACATTGGAAAAATCATATCCGCCCGCCTGCGCCTGTTTTAACTTTTCATACTGCGCCTTTTTTTCCGGGTTGGAAAGAACTTCATACGCTTCACTTATCTCTTTAAAGCGGTCTTCCGCGGCTTTGTCGCCGGGATGCGCGTCAGGATGGTATTTTTTTGCAAGCTGGCGGAACGCCTTTTTTATTTCATCGCCGCTTGCCTTGTCGGTTAACCCAAGTACCTTATAATAATCTTTTAACTGCATATAGGACACCTTTTCTTTCTGAATTTGCGCCTGTTTTAAGTGCAGATTTGTAAGTGCAAAACAATTTCTGCCTATGTAAAACTCCGGATAAATCCAAAATACAAAAGCTTCAGTCTAAATAAATATTAAACAGAGGTTGGGTTTATTTTTTTATGAACCCTGCCCAAGTTCCCTTTATGCCGCTGAATCCATATTTAATGCGCCGCCGGCAAATCCGTACCGGGCGCCAGTCAGCGGATTGCGGTCGATTAAAATACCATAGACTTCAAATCGCTTTTGACTACAAGCACCGCAATTTGCAGGGGTCATAAAAAAATGAACCCGGCCTCTGTAATTATCAGTAAATACTTTTATCAAAGAGCTTAAAATAAAGCGACTGCATATTGCATGCCGCGGCCTTTTTCAAGGCCGCGGTCAGCAATATGTAATTTTTCTTTTTTAAAACCATCCCGCTTCGCCATAAGTTAATGATAATGGCTCCGGGGATAAATAGAATCCCACAGGTACCCTTGCGGTATAACGCTCGATACTACCTCGCGTTGATTCTATTTACATCATATCCATTCCGCCGCCCATTCCGCCCATGCCGCCCGGCATAGGTGAATGTTCTTTCTTCTCGGGGATGTCTGTAATCATTGATTCAGTTGTTAACAGCAGGGCGGAAATTGAAGCCGCGTTCTGTAATGCGGAGCGGGTTACCTTTGTAGGGTCAATGATTCCGGCCTTTACAAGGTCCTTAATCTGCCCGTCATTGGCGTCAAAGCCCATGCTTGATTCTTTTTCTTTTAATACCCTGTCAATGATGATAGAGCCTTCAAAACCGGCGTTAGCTGCAATCTGCCTTATCGGGGCTTCCAGCGCCTGCTTTATAATCTTTACGCCAATTGCTTCTTCCGCGTCTGAAAGGTTTAAAGTATCCAGCACCTGCGAGCATCTTAAAAGCGCGACGCCGCCGCCCGGTACTATTCCTTCTTCAACAGCAGCCCTTGTGGCGTGAAGCGCGTCTTCAACGCGTGCTTTCTTTTCTTTCATCTCTGTTTCTGTCGCGGCGCCCACGTTAATTACGGCAACTCCGCCCGCTATCTTGGCAAGCCTTTCCTGAAGTTTTTCCCTGTCATAGTCAGAAGTTGTCTCTTCAATCTGTTTCTTAATCTGTCCGGCCCTTGCGTCAATTTTCTTCTTGTCTCCGGCGCCTTCCACTATTGTGGTATTGTCCTTATCCACGGTTATTTTCTTTGCCTGTCCAAGGTCTTTTATTGTGGCCTTTTCAAGCTTCAATCCAAGTTCTTCGCTTATCACAGTTCCGCCTGTAAGAATTGCTATATCTTCAAGCATTGCCTTTCTTCTGTCGCCGAATCCCGGCGCCTTTACCGCAACGCATGTGAATGTGCCGCGGATTTTATTTACAACAAGCGTCGCAAGCGCTTCGCCTTCAACCTCTTCAGAGATTATAAGGATAGGCCTGCTCTGCTGAACCACTTCCTGAAGTATAGGAAGCAGGTCTTTCATGTTTGAAATCTTTTTATCATGGATAAGAATGTAGGCATTTTCCATTTCAGCAACCATCTTGTCCGCATTGGTCACAAAATAAGGGG
This DNA window, taken from Candidatus Goldiibacteriota bacterium HGW-Goldbacteria-1, encodes the following:
- the groL gene encoding chaperonin GroEL translates to MAKQMKFGEDARRSIKAGIDKVANAVKVTLGPRGRNVVLDKKYGSPTITNDGVTIAKEIDLEDPFENMGAQLIKEVASKTSDNAGDGTTTGTVLTQAIFAEGLKNITAGTNPMPVKRGIEKASAAVIAELKKISKPIKDKKEIAQVATISANNDSEIGEKIANAMDKVGKDGVITVEEAKGIETHVDVVEGMQFDQGYASPYFVTNADKMVAEMENAYILIHDKKISNMKDLLPILQEVVQQSRPILIISEEVEGEALATLVVNKIRGTFTCVAVKAPGFGDRRKAMLEDIAILTGGTVISEELGLKLEKATIKDLGQAKKITVDKDNTTIVEGAGDKKKIDARAGQIKKQIEETTSDYDREKLQERLAKIAGGVAVINVGAATETEMKEKKARVEDALHATRAAVEEGIVPGGGVALLRCSQVLDTLNLSDAEEAIGVKIIKQALEAPIRQIAANAGFEGSIIIDRVLKEKESSMGFDANDGQIKDLVKAGIIDPTKVTRSALQNAASISALLLTTESMITDIPEKKEHSPMPGGMGGMGGGMDMM